The Ferroacidibacillus organovorans nucleotide sequence TGGATTCCTTCTTCCTTTTTTATCATTCTGTCCAGAATTACGAGTTTGTTGACTTCACTAAAATGATACTGCTCCAAATGGCCAGTGTCGAATCTTGATCAGAACTCGTTCCGATACGTATATGCATGAATGGGTTCCCTTTCCCTTTCCCTTTCCCTTTCCCATTTAAACCCGTGTCAAAAAATGAAGCTATGTCACTTTGGGCAAGGTTATCGTGACTGTTGTCCCGACCGCTACCTTGCTATTTACTTCGATTGTGCCACCATGATCTTGAATGATTTTTTGGCTCACCATGAATCCTAACCCGATACCATTTGATTTGGTCGAAACGAAGGGTTGTCCTAATCTCAAAAGTGTGTCAGACTGTATCCCCTCCCCCTCATCCGCAAACGTGACGACAACCCGATCACATGAACCAACAAGCGAGATCTGGAGATTACCTCCTGATTTCATGGATTCGATCGCATTTTTCATCATATTGATGAATACCTGTTTCAACTGATTGGAATCACAGTATACAAACAATTCATCTTCCTCAAAGTCTGCCAACAAGCAAACATTGCAGAGCAATGCTTGCGCACAAAGTAAAACCATGACCTCTTCTAAAACTTGTTTTAACAGATGTACTCTAAACTCGATAGCCTGCGGTTTGGCCAGCATCAACATCTCATGAAGGATCATTTCGATACGCTGCAACTCCGATTGAATGATCTCGGAATATTTTCCACCATTCTCATCCGTGAGCAACTGCATAAACCCTTTAAGGGATGTCAAAGGATTCCGAATCTCGTGAGCGAGACCTGCAGCCAATTGTCCAACTGCAGAGAGTGTCTCCGAGCGAACCATCGTATCCTCTGCCAACTTTCGCGACGTTATATCCTGCACGATTCCAAAGAGACGTAGAGGGGTTCCCTTTGAATCACAAAGCTTCATTGCAATCGAGTGCACCACATGAATGCTTTGATTCGCATGAACCAAACGAAACTCAATATCCATGAACTCTTCGGGTAGGGAAAATTTTTCCTTCACGAATGCAGAATCCTCTGGATGAATGAACGAATAGATTTCCTCTTCTGTCGGAGTTGAATCGTCTTGCGAAATCCCCCAAATTCGATACATTTCATTGGAC carries:
- a CDS encoding ATP-binding protein; its protein translation is MRRSKEGLKLAQKIAGLGYWDKDLQSGELFWSNEMYRIWGISQDDSTPTEEEIYSFIHPEDSAFVKEKFSLPEEFMDIEFRLVHANQSIHVVHSIAMKLCDSKGTPLRLFGIVQDITSRKLAEDTMVRSETLSAVGQLAAGLAHEIRNPLTSLKGFMQLLTDENGGKYSEIIQSELQRIEMILHEMLMLAKPQAIEFRVHLLKQVLEEVMVLLCAQALLCNVCLLADFEEDELFVYCDSNQLKQVFINMMKNAIESMKSGGNLQISLVGSCDRVVVTFADEGEGIQSDTLLRLGQPFVSTKSNGIGLGFMVSQKIIQDHGGTIEVNSKVAVGTTVTITLPKVT